In the genome of Yersinia enterocolitica, the window GAATAAAACTCATGACATTTAAATAATGTTAAGGAGGTGAAAAAGATAAATAGGTTTAGCAGTCAATATTCTCGTTAATTATAAAAACTTAAATAAGGAAATAAAGTATGGGAAAAGGACACAGTAATGTAATGGGTCAGGGCCGCCGTGGCTCAACTGATGGCGTCAAGGGCGTGCCGAGAGGGCTTAGTGCTGGAAATCCTAATAAAGGTAGAGGGTGGGGAGTATCGCAAACCCCCTATGGGGCTATTCGCAATTATAATCCAAGCAAGTTCGGTAGCCGTTCTGGCGGTAATCGAGGTGGCAATAACCGTTCACGTCATCGCGGCAATCCTCCAAGTCCCCCTAATCTGGCACAAAGGCCAGAGCTACAAGTAGCAATAGTCCCCGGTGTTGCCGTTCCCCTATCACTGGTTGCTGGTGAATGGGGGGTTTACGCTGCTTAAACCAAAGGTAGTTGCTGCGGCACTTGATCTGGCTCTTACGCGGATGGCGATGTTTGCTGTGGACGCGGCGCCTTATATCGGGCGGTTCGCCGGGGTTGTTGGCATGTTGCTGGCACCCTCTGAAATCGCGAAAGATGATATGTCAGTGACCCGGCGCACGGTCGTCACCCTGCCTGCCGAGCGCATCATCAGCGTGCCATTGGCACAATTACCCACACAATCAGCAGTAGTGGCTAATGTCCGGCTGCATGATGTGGTACAGGATGGTGTGCAGAAAATCGCGGTAGTGAAATCCAAACATGTGCCGATTACGGTGCCAGTAGTACAGGCTAAACCCACTGATCGGACAGGGGTATTTACCGCTCAGATCCTCAATGGGATGCCACCTATCCACATCCATATTGATACGAGTTCTTCCCCTCCCACGGCAGCGCAACCAAGCGGTGTCAGTGAGGTGAGGGATAGCCCTGTAACACCGGTATTTTCTCCACTGGGAAGTAACAGCCATGACGCGATTGTCTACTTCCCCGCAGAAGCGAACACTGACCCTGTCTATATTTCAGTCACGACAGTGCTAATACCAGAGCAGATTAAACAGGTGGAGGAGGAAAATCGGCAAAAACAAGCACAATGGGATGCGAAGTATCCACAAGTGCAACAGGCTCTATTTGAAAAACAACGTGCCATTCAGACTGTGGCTGAAAAAGAGGCAATATTGCATGCAGTCAAGGAGACGGCTGAGGGTAAGTCATTCTTAAACCCGGAAAAATTTCCGATGGAGGAATACCTTATAGCTTGGTTTGAATACTCAAAAACAACCATTAAGATGGATATATCGATTAATTCAGCGGTTGCGCGAGACTATTTTTTACAAAAGGGGCCGATGGTCATGTACCCTCTTTTGTATACCTTTCAGTCAGAAAGTCAGGGTGAGCAACATGCCCGTGATACAAATATTGCGACATTAGAACGGATATATCGGCGTTTAACGACGGCGCGAGACAATATAAATCAGGCCCAGCATGAGTTAAATACGGCCAAGAATGAAGTCAACAATGCTGATCAGCATATACAGGTAGTCAGGGCGCAACTGGTTGAGGCCGAAGCCCGGTGGATTGTAGAAGCACCCGCCAGACAGCGTGTTGAACGTGAGCGACTGGCGGCAGCCTACCTCGCCAGACAGCAGGCTGTCACTCCCCAAAATACCTTCTCCTTACCTGCTCATCCGCCAGGGGGCGCACATTCTCCCAGTTTTGCCGCAGGCGGTGCGGGTGCTATAACATTAAGTCCTCAGGTTGCTAATCATTTAGGTACCTCATTACGGCGGGTATCGGAGCGATTTCGCAGCATAGACACAAGTTCGTTGGCCGATCCAATGGCTGTCATTATTGGTACGGGCTTCTATTCGGATAATGATAGGGAAGGAGCGAATCAGCCGCCATTAGTCGGTAGTTTCTCTCTCAGGGACATAGGATTATCCCTTGGCGCGCCGTTACTACATCAAGGTGACGTAGATTCTCCGGTCCGAATTTTGATGGCCCAAAAGGATGATTGGACCGGTGTTTATGCGGTAAAAACCCAAGCTGCAAATGTTGCTGCTAAGGTGAAGGTCGGGCAAGCACAGCTTGATAGGTCAAATGGTGTTTATACATTTACCACCGACAGCCAGCCGCCACGCACCTTTACTTTTACTCCAGTACAACCGCCCAGCATGGATATCAGCTCGGTATTACCACAACCTGCCAGTGCGCCGGTTGTTCCGTCGCATACTGGGGCTGATATCACTTTTCTGGCGACAAAGCGAGCACTGACGTTCCTTGCACATGAGGAGATTGATTTCCACGATTACGTCATTTGGTTCCCAGCAGAGTCGGGGCTGGAACCGGTGTATATTTATCTTAAAACGCCACGGGATGAGCCGGGTGAAGTAACCGGTCGTGGGCAGCAAGTTGCAGGCGTTTGGTTGGCAGAGGCGGGTAAGGGGCTGGGAGCACCCATCCCAGTACAGATTGCCGATAAATTACGTGGCAGGAAGTTCAGTAGTTTTGATAGATTTAGGGCAGCGTTTTGGCAGGAGGTTGCGAATGATCCTGAGCTATCTGGGCAGTTTAATAAAACTAACTACGTCGAAATGCTAAATCAACGAGCCCCATACCCACCTTCCATAGAGCAAATTGGTGATAGGAAAAAATATGAAATTCATCATGTTAAGTTTATAAATAACGGAGGAGAGGTTTACAATATTGAAAACCTAAGAATCATGACACCGAAACGGCACATTAATATTCACTCCGGAAATAGAGGGAAATAATATGGAACTTAAAAAAGAGTTAACAGACTATACTGAAAATGAGTTTCTAGAGTTGATTAATTTATTATTTATTGGTGAATTCTCTTCAGAAGAGGAGCATGACGAACTTGTAAATCATATTGTAAAAATTACAGAACACCCTAATGGTACTGATATCCTTTATTATCCTGAGGCTGGAGTGGAGGATAGCCCCGAGGGAGTTATTAAATTCATTAAAAAATGGCGAGCCGAAAATGGCAAGCCTGGATTTAAAGAGTAAGTTATATCTGCAAGTAATAATATAAGCCGCCTTTCTGGCGGGTTATATTTTATTAATTAGTTAATAGAAACATAAACACTCATTTATTATATCATTTGGTCCTCAGATTATTAGTAGCTGGGAGCACTGATCCCAGTACAGATTGCCGATAAATTACGTGGCAGGACGTTCAGTAGTTTTGATGAATTAGAGGATAATAAGCTGATGATCGAGCGGCTGGAGCGAATCTTGATGGGGGAACTCACGGCCACTGATATTGATAAACGCTTTTATACTCATGAAATCAGAGAGCTAGAACGATATCGTGCGCTAGGGGTGCCGGATGGTGTTAATGATAAATCTGTTTGGAATGACGCTCATACCGCAACTCTGGAGGACTATAAGGTTAATGAAAAAAAACAGCCTTTATATACGCCAGAAGCTGAGGATGCATATATAAAAGCAGAGTTAAAAAATATTTAGGAGATAAATAATGTCAAATATGGAAAAAATAATTAAAAATGAAACAGTCGAAGATGTTCTATTAGCCTTCACTCCTAATACAGCATATCAAGGTATTGATCGAATGTATGTGAAATATCATTTTGATGTGGTAGCTAACCGAGATCTTTTATTTACATATCAGAGGTTAATAAAAGAAGGTAAGTTGGCTGAAGATGATAAAGGGCATACACTCAAAGGTCCCAACTGGAAAGAACCGAAATTCGTAACCGATAAAAAATACGATGCGGAATAGTATTCAGCATTACTAAAAATTTATTGTAATTAATAATCAGTGAACAAGGATGTTACTGGTTATTTTTTATGATTACTGATTGTGATATTAATGTGAATATATTTATGAGATGAATTGTGGGGCTAAAATTACGACTAATTTGGTTTGATAAAAACTGATGTGTTAGTTGGCATGAGATTTTATAAGAATTTTGGGGGTGATGATACTATCATCGAGATATTAGAGCTTCCTTTGGATGATACGATGAATTACGGGGGTGAAGTAGCATAGAACTGGATGATATCTATTCAACCACATTTTAAAAATATCATTACAATAGATAAGTATGAGTACTTTATTAATTAGTTGCTGAAATATAAATACTCTATTTATTACATCATTTGGTTCCCGGCAGCGTCGGGGCTGGAACCGGTGTATATTTATCTAAGTAAATCTAAAGAGTCGTATTCTCATGGTTTCAAACATTACCCTCCCAAGAATATGAAGTGGGACGATATTGTTAACTCGACTAAATCAGGTCCGGCAAAATTCAAACAAGGTGTTAATATCCCTGAAGTTGATCAAGAAGTTTGGTTGGCAGGGATTTCAGTAACTAATGGTCAATCTTGGAAAGTTAAGGAATTTAGAGATGTTCAAGGTGCATATAAAGGAAAGGAAACTTGCTGGGTAGTAACTAAAGAATCGGGGGGTGCTATTCATTCTCATCCAATTGGTGAAGCCGAATCCAGGAGATTAATAAAATGAACAAAGAATTAAAATTATTTGATGACGTATTATATATAAGTAATGCTGAATATATATATAACGATCTGCATTCTATTCAAAAAGATGATAAGTTGTCAGATGTTATTGACCTTCTTGATGAGGATCTACTACAGATAAAATATCTGAATGGCTCTATTGTTGATGTTGGTTGGTATCCCTCTTTTGACGAGAGTGGTTATTTTAAAGTTATGTCTATTAGACATGAGGACTGGGAGAATCCCATTTACTCCAGCACTTTAGGATTTAGCCTTAACCAGTTGTTGGAAGAAATCAAAATGGCCATATCAAAAATTTAACTATTGGCCACTTGGTTTCCAAAATTATAATATAGGCCGCCTTTCTGGCGGTTTATATTTTATTAATTAGTTAATAAAAAAATAAACGCTCATTTATTATATCATTTGGTCATCAGATTATTAGTAGCTGGGAGCACCGATCCCAGTACAGATTGCCGATAAATTATCGTGGCAGGACGTTCAGTAGTTTTGATAGATTTAGGGAAGCGTTTTGGCAGGAGGTTGCGAATGACCCTGAGCTGTCTGGGCAGTTTATCGAATTAAACCAACGTCGTATGAGAGAAAAAGGATATTCGCCTTTACACAATCTAAAGAAAAGGTTGGTGGACGTGATAAATTTGAGCTTCATCATGTTGCTCCAATTAAAGATAATGGGGCCGTTTACGATGTGGACAATTTGCGGGTAACAACACCGAAGCTCCACATTGAAATCCATTCTAAGAATAGAGGGAAATGAGATGGAATTAAAAAATAAGTTGGAAGAATATACAGCTATGGAATTTCTTAATCTTCTGGAGAAAATTTGGAGAATTGATGTTTCAGAAGAAGAACACGATAATATTATTCGCCATGTAGCTAAAATAACAGAATATCCTGCGGGGACAGATTTATTCTTCTATCCAGAGGAAGGTAGTGAACACAGTCCCGAAGGTATTCTTGAGTTTATAAAAAAATGGCGAGCCGAAAATGGCAAGCCTGGATTCAAAGAGTAACTTATATCGTTAATTAATAATATGGGCCGTCTTTATGGTGGTTTATATTTGCATGATTTATAATTCTGTAATTAATGAGTCGGTTATATGATATAAATAGCTCTAAGTTCGGATGAGGATGTGTTAACTTTTCTATCTTAATGCCTATGTATTTCATGGGAGTGAGATTTATTAAATTAATCCTATCCCGGCCCGAAAAAAATCTTGTAAGGTGTTAATCGTGGTTATACACATTATGGGTATATCTATTGTTTCTCAATATTATTAATTAATAGACCTTGCTAATTAGTGAGGTCTTTTTTGTGGGTGATATTAATCAAATAAATGAAAAGGCATTTAAATATAAAAGGAGAGCAGTAATGAGTGATATCCAAACTGTTTTGACGCGTTGGGGTGTATGGGCTAGGGATAACTCTCATCTGGATTATCCTCATATCGCTAGCGGGTTTAAGGGATTGGTGACGAGCAATAGACAGGTAGAGTCATGTTGCGATAATGACGGATTAGCCATTGATAAAACAATAGGAAATTTACAGCGGGCCTCGCGAGAAAAAGAACTGGAGCTTATCCTTCGACATTATGTGTATGGGCAATCTAAAGCCTCTATTGCCCGATTGAAAAAATGTAATGAACGGGAGATTCGACGTCAATTACAAGTTGCTGAAAGTTTTATTGAAGGATGCATAATGCAATTGGGTATTTCACTGGAAATGCAGGTGGAGTGATTTTTTATAAACATGATAAGCTTTAATAGAATAGAGCAATCAAGAATAGATCTTATTATCGGTAATTAGACTTGAATCAGACGTGGAATAGGGCGGGGCAAGGCATATGACTGGTTGTGGTAATTAGAAACCAGAATATAAACTGTCTCTGCGACAGTTTATATTCATTAATTTTTTATTTTAAATTGCTGCTAAATGCCTTTCGGTTACCTAAATCATCAATTAAGACAAAATTGACCGTCTTGCTGCCTGCTGGGGGTAAACGATTGAGCGAAAAATCGAGCTTCGAAAAAGGAGCAACCATATCTGGCAGGCTTTCAGTTGAGCCTAATGTCAGTGAGGCTAATGATGCATAATAAGGCGTCGGGTTATCAACTTGAATCAGGGCGGTATCGCTTTTTGTCTCAAGAGTAAAGGTTAACGCCTTACCTAAAGTATCTCCTGGGGCTGGTAAGTTTTTAGGGCGGTAAAATACTTTGTATTGCATGCGCAAGGCCAGCGTGACGAAAGATTCATCCTCAGTTTTAGGGGTCACCTTCGGTGGAATTTCGTAAACATTGAGCCAAAATGCAGACTCCCTATCAACGGGTAATTTACTGGCCCCCGATAAGATCAATCGCAGGCTACGTTGTGCCTGTGGTTGTAGCCGAAATAGCGGAGGCAACACTAATACCGGTGAAATAGACTTCTCTGGTGTTGCGGTCAAATCACCGTCATCCACCCAGACCTGCACTGCCACCGGATAGCTATTGCTGTTAACCAGTTGTAGTGACTCTTCGGTGCTACCTTCACTGAAGATAATACGTGTTCTTTCCGCAATGACACTTGCCGTGGCCGGTATACTGGTAACCATAAGCAACAAAAGTAACCCACCAATCCCACTATTTATGTGTCTGAAAAACATATTATTGGACACGTATAACCACTTGCGCATGTGCATTCACCGCTCCTGGTGTCACAGTTTGCCCGCTGATTTTAGTTAACTCAGCCCGAAAGTTCTCAGTGTAACTATTACCCCCACTCACCGTGCCGGTTATTTCTTGGGCGCCCTGGAAGATGCCATACCAGCCGGCGTTATTACCGGTTTGAGTTACATTCTTTGATAGCAGATAAATCGGGCTATTATTGCGGTAGATACGGATGCCTACACCGCTTGCTGTTCCGGCAGAACCATAACTATCTGACACCAAGTGGCTGATCCCGCCACTGCCGTTCATTAATCCCAAAGCTTGCGCTTTAGCGGCATTTGCTGCTGGTACCAGAAAGCCCATCGCTACCGTGCCAGCAGTGACACCTGATGTCACACCGGTCTGGCACTGAAAGTCTACTTTAAATTCAGCAGAAGTGGTGCTGCCACTGTTCAGCTCTGCCACAGAAATTCTCGGTAATATCACTGTGGGGGTAAAGTTGGTTACCGCACAAATCGTGGTGCGACGGAAAGTGACATAATTGTACAATCCAATAGAGGCAGGCCAGGTAGCATACCAGCCGGGCCAGTTTGATACTGAGTCAGTTCCTTCAATAGGGCCACTAATCCCTGGCCCTTTAAACGCGATATAAGCATTGGGTTGGGTATAGGCATACAGGTAAGAGGCTGCATTGTTAGTGCTGGCACGGGCATAATCAATACGAAACAGCTCGGTATACAGGTTACTGAAATTCTTGGCTTTGACTAAAATACGGCCACTGCTGTCTTTATCCAGGTCGGTTAAGCGCCGCCCTTTCCATAAGCGCGAGTAATACTCGCCAGTGGATAGATTTGTAAGCCTGATAACAACATTGCGGACATAGGTGGCAAAACCAGAGGGAACATTACCGGCAATGGCACCATCTTCATTTTTACCACCAAAGTCATTATCTCCGTTAGTAGCATACATTTCGAAGAGTTGATCAACATCGGCCGCAGCGCAGCGAAATAGCACCCGATTAGGGTCATAACCGGTGTTCAGGGCAAAGGTGGTGAAGTCAGAGGTACCTGCGGCTAATAATGT includes:
- a CDS encoding bacteriocin immunity protein, with the translated sequence MELKNKLEEYTAMEFLNLLEKIWRIDVSEEEHDNIIRHVAKITEYPAGTDLFFYPEEGSEHSPEGILEFIKKWRAENGKPGFKE
- a CDS encoding bacteriocin immunity protein, which produces MELKKELTDYTENEFLELINLLFIGEFSSEEEHDELVNHIVKITEHPNGTDILYYPEAGVEDSPEGVIKFIKKWRAENGKPGFKE
- a CDS encoding molecular chaperone → MHMRKWLYVSNNMFFRHINSGIGGLLLLLMVTSIPATASVIAERTRIIFSEGSTEESLQLVNSNSYPVAVQVWVDDGDLTATPEKSISPVLVLPPLFRLQPQAQRSLRLILSGASKLPVDRESAFWLNVYEIPPKVTPKTEDESFVTLALRMQYKVFYRPKNLPAPGDTLGKALTFTLETKSDTALIQVDNPTPYYASLASLTLGSTESLPDMVAPFSKLDFSLNRLPPAGSKTVNFVLIDDLGNRKAFSSNLK
- a CDS encoding colicin transporter; the protein is MLPFPYHWLLVNGGFTLLKPKVVAAALDLALTRMAMFAVDAAPYIGRFAGVVGMLLAPSEIAKDDMSVTRRTVVTLPAERIISVPLAQLPTQSAVVANVRLHDVVQDGVQKIAVVKSKHVPITVPVVQAKPTDRTGVFTAQILNGMPPIHIHIDTSSSPPTAAQPSGVSEVRDSPVTPVFSPLGSNSHDAIVYFPAEANTDPVYISVTTVLIPEQIKQVEEENRQKQAQWDAKYPQVQQALFEKQRAIQTVAEKEAILHAVKETAEGKSFLNPEKFPMEEYLIAWFEYSKTTIKMDISINSAVARDYFLQKGPMVMYPLLYTFQSESQGEQHARDTNIATLERIYRRLTTARDNINQAQHELNTAKNEVNNADQHIQVVRAQLVEAEARWIVEAPARQRVERERLAAAYLARQQAVTPQNTFSLPAHPPGGAHSPSFAAGGAGAITLSPQVANHLGTSLRRVSERFRSIDTSSLADPMAVIIGTGFYSDNDREGANQPPLVGSFSLRDIGLSLGAPLLHQGDVDSPVRILMAQKDDWTGVYAVKTQAANVAAKVKVGQAQLDRSNGVYTFTTDSQPPRTFTFTPVQPPSMDISSVLPQPASAPVVPSHTGADITFLATKRALTFLAHEEIDFHDYVIWFPAESGLEPVYIYLKTPRDEPGEVTGRGQQVAGVWLAEAGKGLGAPIPVQIADKLRGRKFSSFDRFRAAFWQEVANDPELSGQFNKTNYVEMLNQRAPYPPSIEQIGDRKKYEIHHVKFINNGGEVYNIENLRIMTPKRHINIHSGNRGK
- a CDS encoding fimbrial protein, with translation MLRTTEQLISCKLSRPTATAGHRRQRIAAGMILFIGLCSTSAWSTCTRITIQSQLGVGDGTASDWAGSLDYNNGSLGLPGLIDLSTAANFQPDGTLLAAGTSDFTTFALNTGYDPNRVLFRCAAADVDQLFEMYATNGDNDFGGKNEDGAIAGNVPSGFATYVRNVVIRLTNLSTGEYYSRLWKGRRLTDLDKDSSGRILVKAKNFSNLYTELFRIDYARASTNNAASYLYAYTQPNAYIAFKGPGISGPIEGTDSVSNWPGWYATWPASIGLYNYVTFRRTTICAVTNFTPTVILPRISVAELNSGSTTSAEFKVDFQCQTGVTSGVTAGTVAMGFLVPAANAAKAQALGLMNGSGGISHLVSDSYGSAGTASGVGIRIYRNNSPIYLLSKNVTQTGNNAGWYGIFQGAQEITGTVSGGNSYTENFRAELTKISGQTVTPGAVNAHAQVVIRVQ
- a CDS encoding pyocin, producing MIERLERILMGELTATDIDKRFYTHEIRELERYRALGVPDGVNDKSVWNDAHTATLEDYKVNEKKQPLYTPEAEDAYIKAELKNI
- a CDS encoding immunity protein translates to MSNMEKIIKNETVEDVLLAFTPNTAYQGIDRMYVKYHFDVVANRDLLFTYQRLIKEGKLAEDDKGHTLKGPNWKEPKFVTDKKYDAE
- a CDS encoding antitermination protein; amino-acid sequence: MSDIQTVLTRWGVWARDNSHLDYPHIASGFKGLVTSNRQVESCCDNDGLAIDKTIGNLQRASREKELELILRHYVYGQSKASIARLKKCNEREIRRQLQVAESFIEGCIMQLGISLEMQVE